A single region of the Triticum dicoccoides isolate Atlit2015 ecotype Zavitan chromosome 2B, WEW_v2.0, whole genome shotgun sequence genome encodes:
- the LOC119362291 gene encoding kinesin-like protein KIN-10A isoform X2 yields the protein MRKQSESATYICGNEIGKTSREVAKVMKRRTVKSTLCNERSLRSHCMIILNVSSMGGRLMLVDMAGSGNNEAAGQTGFDAKMQTGAEVEAEAEADCRRVQVADLVVLTNAYNYYWLPRA from the exons ATGCGGAAGCAATCCGAAAGTGCAACTTACATATGTGGAAATGAAATTGGAAAGACATCGAGGGAAGTTGCAAAAGTAATGAAGCGGCGTACTGTCAAGAGCACTCTCTGTAATGAGAGAAGTTTGCGAAGTCATTGCATG ATAATCTTGAATGTGTCGTCGATGGGAGGAAGGTTGATGCTGGTGGATATGGCTGGCTCTGGGAACAATGAAGCTGCAGGTCAAACTGGATTCGACGCCAAGATGCAG ACCGGAGCAGAAGTGGAAGCGGAAGCGGAAGCTGATTGCCGCCGAGTGCAGGTGGCTGACCTGGTGGTGCTCACCAACGCCTACAACTACTACTGGCTCCCAAGAGCGTAG